A window of the Falco rusticolus isolate bFalRus1 chromosome 1, bFalRus1.pri, whole genome shotgun sequence genome harbors these coding sequences:
- the RPL38 gene encoding 60S ribosomal protein L38 yields the protein MPRKIEEIKDFLLTARRKDAKSVKIKKNKDNVKFKVRCSRYLYTLVITDKEKAEKLKQSLPPGLAVKELK from the exons ATG cctcGCAAGATTGAGGAGATTAAAGACTTTCTGCTGACAGCCAGGAGGAAGGATGCAAAGT CGGTCAAGATCAAGAAGAACAAGGACAATGTGAAGTTCAAGGTGCGCTGCAGCCGGTATCTGTACACCCTGGTCATCACGGACAAGGAGAAGGCCGAGAAGCTGAAGCAGTCCCTTCCCCCAG gtTTGGCCGTGAAGGAGCTGAAATGA